In Procambarus clarkii isolate CNS0578487 chromosome 60, FALCON_Pclarkii_2.0, whole genome shotgun sequence, one genomic interval encodes:
- the Alr gene encoding uncharacterized protein Alr: MASSRPGASESASAGVFQATCRACTDFKSWMASQRPAAADKLGKIKSESTASTYGRVSEKEETCERESSNAAHNSEEGSSSQASAERTAEGSKVSTDEEEFQPLLWGNAAKYGCPADSISLGRGSWRLLHSMAAYYPTQPTSQEQDDMKTFISLFSKFYPCQPCAEDLREWLKTHSPAVESRSSLSQWFCEAHNEVNRKMEKPLFDCNLINQRWRDGWTDGSCY; this comes from the exons atggcgtcGTCAAGGCCTGGGGCGTCGGAGTCGGCGTCGGCCGGCGTCTTCCAGGCGACGTGTCGGGCCTGCACAGACTTCAAGTCCTGGATGGCCAGCCAGAGGCCAGCTGCAGCCGACAAGCTGGGTAAG ATTAAGAGTGAATCTACAGCAAGTACCTATGGGAGGGTGTCTGAGAAAGAGGAGACTTGTGAGCGAGAGTCTAGTAATGCAGCACACAACAGTGAGGAGGGCAGCTCAAGCCAGGCATCAGCagagagaactgcagaaggcagtaaGGTATCAACAGATGAAGAGGAATTTCAACCTTTACTTTGGG GAAATGCAGCTAAATATGGGTGTCCAGCAGATAGTATATCTCTGGGTCGAGGGTCTTGGCGACTATTGCACTCGATGGCAGCTTACTATCCCACCCAGCCTACTTCCCAGGAGCAAGATGATATGAAAACTTTTATTTCCCTTTTCTCCAAGTTCTACCCTTGTCAACCTTGTGCTGAAGATCTTAGAGAATG gttgaagacgcactctccagCTGTAGAGTCTCGCTCCAGCTTATCGCAGTGGTTCTGTGAAGCCCACAATGAAGTCAATAGGAAGATGGAAAAGCCattatttgattgtaatttaATTAATCAGAGGTGGAGGGATGGTTGGACTGATGGCTCATGTTactaa